From a region of the Myxococcus stipitatus genome:
- a CDS encoding M4 family metallopeptidase — MGAVSAAVFGGPEVLARDADQAATFVRGALGSVPRDAAAVRGIQADALAPVLAQVAPLFRVSPEQLFLKRAYVGPDGDAHFRFGVKVHDIVVKGAELRLHARDGQVFAANGDARGDLPAPVGASISAEQALAAVMADRASPPGSKVDGAPQLVYWRVGSQLLLAYGLRVSGQWEGGDKVDDTVLVNARSGDVFERITHLHSALYRIVYNGNNGTTLPGSEVRREGDPPVGDAVVNAAYDNLGFTYHCFNDLFGRDSYDGMGASLIATVHHRVNYVNAFWNGAQMVFGDGDGVTAKNLALATDVTAHELMHAVTERDSDLIYSGESGGLNESLSDIFGNVCEWHSRGRVITAGTWLVGEDVWTPNTEGDALRYMHNPRLDGESLDNYPDYYSGVDVHYSSGISNLAFYLLSQGGVHPRFPKPTPVVGIGIEKAARIFYKANHDLLVPSSNFESAKQATEQAAAQLGYDAATVASVKAAWEAVGVGDVSHPPVEVLERNEPVTFSGTRSKWTYFEADVPEGAQDLRFTLSGGTGDADIYVRFNTPPTTSLFDCRPYKTGNNEECAFATPSAGKWFVFVHGFTDFANATLVMTYKGGFVPLQPNVEVGDLSAAQDDSTGFIVDIPERDDGGTRNITVRVNGGTGNVDLYVRRLAIPTHSEYDCRSMKESPDERCDLKYVDGGRYYVWLYGAKGGYADASVIVTYR; from the coding sequence GTGGGCGCGGTCTCCGCGGCGGTCTTTGGGGGCCCTGAAGTCCTGGCGAGGGACGCGGACCAGGCGGCCACGTTCGTCAGGGGCGCCCTGGGTTCGGTGCCCAGGGACGCGGCGGCGGTGCGCGGAATCCAGGCGGACGCGCTGGCGCCCGTGCTGGCCCAGGTGGCGCCGCTGTTCCGGGTGTCACCGGAGCAGCTGTTCCTCAAGCGGGCCTATGTCGGCCCTGACGGGGACGCGCACTTCCGCTTCGGCGTGAAGGTGCACGACATCGTCGTGAAGGGCGCGGAGCTGCGGCTGCACGCGCGCGACGGGCAGGTCTTCGCGGCCAACGGCGACGCGCGGGGGGACCTCCCGGCGCCGGTGGGGGCCTCCATCAGCGCGGAGCAAGCGCTGGCCGCGGTGATGGCGGACCGGGCCTCTCCGCCGGGCTCCAAGGTCGACGGCGCTCCCCAGCTCGTCTACTGGCGCGTGGGGAGCCAGCTCCTGCTGGCCTACGGGCTGCGCGTCTCCGGGCAGTGGGAGGGCGGTGACAAGGTCGATGACACGGTGCTCGTCAACGCTCGCAGCGGCGACGTGTTCGAGCGCATCACCCACCTGCACTCCGCGCTCTACCGAATCGTCTACAACGGGAACAATGGCACGACGCTGCCGGGCTCGGAGGTCCGCCGGGAAGGAGACCCGCCGGTGGGCGACGCCGTCGTCAACGCCGCGTACGACAACCTGGGCTTCACCTACCACTGCTTCAACGACCTGTTCGGGCGCGACTCCTACGATGGGATGGGGGCGTCGTTGATCGCCACGGTCCACCACCGCGTGAACTACGTGAACGCGTTCTGGAACGGGGCGCAGATGGTCTTCGGGGACGGCGATGGGGTGACCGCCAAGAACCTGGCGCTGGCCACCGACGTGACGGCGCACGAGCTGATGCACGCCGTGACGGAGCGCGATTCGGACCTCATCTACTCCGGCGAGTCCGGCGGCCTGAACGAGTCGCTGTCCGACATCTTCGGCAACGTGTGTGAGTGGCACAGCCGGGGCAGGGTCATCACCGCCGGCACGTGGCTCGTCGGCGAGGACGTCTGGACGCCGAACACGGAGGGCGATGCCCTGCGCTACATGCACAACCCCCGGTTGGACGGGGAATCGCTGGACAACTACCCGGACTACTACTCGGGCGTCGACGTCCACTACAGCTCGGGCATCTCCAACCTGGCCTTCTACCTGCTCTCCCAGGGCGGCGTGCACCCGCGCTTCCCCAAGCCCACGCCCGTGGTGGGCATCGGCATCGAGAAGGCCGCGCGCATCTTCTACAAGGCGAACCACGACCTGCTGGTGCCGTCCTCCAACTTCGAGTCGGCGAAGCAGGCCACCGAGCAGGCGGCGGCGCAGCTGGGCTACGACGCGGCCACGGTGGCCTCCGTCAAGGCCGCGTGGGAGGCGGTAGGCGTGGGTGACGTGTCGCATCCGCCGGTCGAGGTCCTCGAGCGCAACGAGCCCGTCACCTTCTCCGGGACGCGGTCCAAGTGGACCTACTTCGAGGCCGACGTTCCCGAGGGCGCCCAGGACCTGCGCTTCACCCTGTCGGGTGGCACGGGAGACGCCGACATCTATGTCCGCTTCAACACCCCCCCGACGACCTCGCTCTTCGACTGCCGCCCCTACAAGACGGGCAACAACGAGGAGTGTGCCTTCGCGACGCCCTCGGCCGGCAAGTGGTTCGTCTTCGTCCATGGCTTCACGGACTTCGCCAACGCCACGCTGGTCATGACGTACAAGGGAGGCTTCGTGCCGCTCCAGCCCAACGTCGAGGTGGGCGACCTGTCCGCGGCGCAGGACGACTCCACGGGCTTCATCGTGGACATCCCGGAGCGCGACGACGGGGGCACGCGCAACATCACCGTGCGCGTCAACGGTGGCACCGGCAACGTGGACCTCTACGTGCGCCGGCTCGCGATTCCGACCCACAGCGAGTACGACTGCCGCAGCATGAAGGAGTCGCCCGACGAGCGCTGCGACCTGAAGTACGTCGACGGCGGCAGGTACTACGTGTGGCTCTACGGCGCGAAGGGCGGGTACGCCGACGCGTCGGTCATCGTCACGTATCGCTGA
- a CDS encoding di-heme oxidoredictase family protein — MRRRRYWLGLPLSALVLTAVWADTRRRPEILELGALVAEPEPGEELVGGGATVVEAGRNAFGRAPPNMPREKWPEFHLGKRVFDRDWSEPTHVAPQVGPLFSAVSCMTCHVKDGRGRPPASAAEPPVSLVFQLGAPGGTGPHPEYGKQLDAHRLGAPRGEGRAEVTYEELDGEFATGEPFTLLRPRYRFTDLSGGPLGADVPFSPRVAPANFGLGLLEALPEETLLALADPDDRDGDGISGRPNQVEDVTEGRKRLGRFGWKANQPSLTQQVAHALVIDMGLTSEVYPRAPEPGAAEATAKPEVEPYDLERLVLYNRLLAAPRRRNWTDPTVLRGKGVFRALGCAACHVDRAMETADVPGFPELSRQSIRPYSDLLLHDMGEGLADGRPDGEATGREWRTPPLWGIGLVETVNGHTRFLHDGRARNLEEAVLWHGGEAAPARERYTRLRREDREALLAFLGSL, encoded by the coding sequence GGCTGGGTCTGCCCCTGAGCGCGCTGGTGCTCACCGCGGTGTGGGCGGACACGCGGCGACGGCCCGAAATCCTGGAGCTGGGCGCGCTCGTCGCGGAGCCGGAGCCCGGCGAGGAGCTCGTCGGCGGCGGCGCCACGGTGGTGGAGGCGGGCAGGAACGCGTTCGGCCGCGCCCCGCCGAACATGCCTCGCGAGAAGTGGCCGGAGTTCCACCTGGGCAAGCGCGTCTTCGACCGGGACTGGAGCGAGCCCACCCATGTCGCGCCCCAGGTGGGCCCGCTGTTCAGCGCGGTCTCCTGCATGACGTGCCACGTGAAGGACGGGCGCGGGCGGCCTCCCGCGTCCGCCGCCGAGCCTCCCGTGTCACTCGTCTTCCAGTTGGGCGCGCCTGGTGGCACGGGTCCCCATCCCGAGTACGGCAAGCAGCTCGACGCGCACCGCCTGGGCGCGCCCCGGGGCGAGGGCCGCGCCGAGGTGACGTACGAGGAGCTCGACGGCGAGTTCGCCACCGGGGAGCCCTTCACCCTGCTGCGCCCGCGCTACCGGTTCACGGACCTCTCCGGAGGACCGCTGGGCGCGGACGTGCCCTTCTCCCCGCGCGTGGCCCCCGCCAACTTCGGGCTCGGCTTGCTGGAGGCCCTGCCCGAGGAGACGCTGCTGGCGCTGGCGGACCCGGACGACCGCGACGGCGACGGCATCTCCGGGCGCCCGAACCAGGTCGAGGACGTGACGGAGGGCCGCAAGCGGCTGGGGCGCTTCGGCTGGAAGGCCAACCAGCCCTCGCTGACGCAACAGGTGGCGCACGCGCTCGTCATCGACATGGGACTGACGTCGGAGGTCTATCCCCGCGCCCCCGAACCCGGCGCGGCCGAGGCGACCGCGAAGCCGGAGGTGGAGCCGTACGACCTGGAGCGGCTCGTCCTCTACAACCGGCTGCTGGCCGCGCCCAGGCGCAGGAACTGGACGGACCCCACGGTGCTCCGGGGCAAGGGCGTCTTCCGCGCGCTGGGCTGCGCGGCCTGTCACGTGGACCGGGCGATGGAGACCGCGGACGTCCCCGGCTTCCCGGAGCTGTCCCGCCAGTCCATCCGCCCCTACTCGGACCTGTTGCTGCACGACATGGGCGAGGGGCTCGCGGATGGAAGACCGGACGGCGAGGCCACCGGACGGGAGTGGCGCACGCCGCCGCTGTGGGGCATCGGCCTGGTGGAGACGGTGAACGGCCACACGCGCTTCCTCCACGATGGCCGCGCGCGCAACCTCGAGGAGGCCGTGCTGTGGCACGGCGGCGAGGCGGCCCCCGCCCGCGAGCGCTACACGCGCCTGCGCCGCGAGGACCGGGAAGCGCTGCTCGCGTTCCTCGGGTCGCTGTGA
- a CDS encoding class I SAM-dependent methyltransferase, with the protein MSSPADTPAPARRFHDEPLILIVRHLRGLLPRGLARIEVPDPDLGRGRYPGERVGPGAGLVHRPLRSWCDLAEGLGCRLLTPRGVDATHVALTFEPLGDEASWHAGGSAASGDAVPAHERYGAESDFARVRKLEDAGFLMPWLEALGRIRLPAGARVLDLGVNRGDELAAFAWLEDAPDVSFVGVDHSVSALAEARARFPDARHAFLAADLDALPEELGRFHLVVSVGTLQSPGVDDHALLRRLVQRHLEPRATLLLGFPNSRFRDGEVVYGARVRNLREPDLSLLVKDLSFYRRYLHQHGFRTFLGGRYDLLLTAVRGGD; encoded by the coding sequence ATGTCCAGTCCCGCTGACACCCCGGCGCCCGCGCGTCGCTTCCACGACGAGCCCCTCATCCTCATCGTCCGTCACCTCCGCGGCCTGCTGCCGCGGGGGCTGGCGCGCATCGAGGTCCCCGACCCCGACCTGGGCCGGGGCCGCTATCCCGGCGAGCGCGTGGGGCCAGGCGCGGGGCTCGTCCACCGCCCGCTGCGCAGCTGGTGCGACCTGGCGGAGGGGCTCGGTTGTCGGCTGCTCACCCCGCGAGGCGTCGACGCCACCCATGTCGCGCTCACCTTCGAGCCCCTGGGCGACGAGGCGTCGTGGCACGCGGGTGGGAGCGCGGCGTCGGGGGACGCGGTGCCCGCGCACGAGCGCTACGGCGCGGAGTCCGACTTCGCCCGGGTGCGCAAGCTGGAGGACGCGGGCTTCCTGATGCCCTGGCTGGAGGCCCTGGGCCGCATCCGGCTCCCGGCCGGGGCGCGCGTGCTGGACCTGGGCGTCAACCGGGGGGACGAGCTGGCGGCGTTCGCGTGGCTGGAGGACGCGCCGGACGTCTCCTTCGTCGGCGTGGACCACAGCGTCAGCGCGCTCGCGGAGGCCCGCGCGCGCTTCCCGGACGCGCGCCACGCCTTCCTCGCCGCGGACCTCGACGCGCTGCCGGAGGAGCTGGGGCGCTTCCACCTCGTGGTGTCGGTGGGCACGCTCCAGAGTCCGGGAGTGGACGACCACGCGCTCTTGCGGCGGCTGGTGCAACGGCACCTGGAGCCTCGGGCGACGCTGCTGCTGGGCTTCCCCAACTCCCGCTTCCGCGACGGCGAGGTCGTCTACGGCGCCCGCGTGCGCAACCTGCGCGAGCCGGACCTGTCCCTCCTGGTGAAGGACCTGTCCTTCTACCGCCGCTACCTGCACCAGCACGGGTTCCGGACGTTCCTCGGCGGGCGCTACGACCTGCTGCTCACCGCCGTCCGTGGCGGGGATTGA
- a CDS encoding RNase H family protein, translated as MKSHAIFVFADGACSGNPGPGGWGTIIATPEGQVTELGGFEPETTNNRMELTAVGRALRHLETTPGPLHIHTDSTYVIQGITRWAFGWSKRGWKTADGKDVANAAYWKRLMALLAQRRQAFSGDAATVEWHYVRGHVGVPGNERVDAIAVGFSRGKPPRLYVGPLVGYDVDLHDVPEDTSLPEEKPRQKEAAAKAYSYLSQVGRTVKRHSTWAACERRVKGVSDARFKKTKSPEDEAKVLEDWGVRLEDVQAED; from the coding sequence ATGAAGAGCCACGCCATCTTCGTCTTCGCCGACGGCGCCTGTTCGGGGAACCCGGGTCCGGGAGGCTGGGGCACCATCATCGCCACGCCGGAGGGCCAGGTGACGGAGCTGGGGGGCTTCGAGCCGGAGACGACCAACAACCGGATGGAGCTGACGGCGGTGGGCCGGGCGCTGCGCCACCTGGAGACCACCCCGGGCCCCCTGCACATCCACACGGACTCCACCTATGTCATCCAGGGCATCACCCGCTGGGCGTTCGGCTGGAGCAAGCGCGGGTGGAAGACGGCGGATGGGAAGGACGTGGCCAACGCGGCCTACTGGAAGCGGCTGATGGCGCTGCTGGCCCAGCGTCGACAGGCGTTCTCCGGCGACGCGGCGACGGTGGAGTGGCACTACGTCCGGGGCCACGTGGGCGTGCCCGGCAACGAGCGGGTGGACGCCATCGCCGTGGGCTTCTCGCGCGGCAAGCCACCGCGGCTCTACGTCGGGCCGCTCGTCGGCTACGACGTGGACCTCCATGACGTGCCCGAGGACACGTCCCTGCCCGAGGAGAAGCCCCGGCAGAAGGAGGCCGCGGCCAAGGCGTACTCGTACCTGAGCCAGGTGGGGCGCACGGTGAAGCGTCACTCGACCTGGGCGGCGTGCGAGCGCCGGGTGAAGGGCGTGTCCGACGCCCGCTTCAAGAAGACGAAGAGCCCGGAGGACGAGGCGAAGGTGCTGGAGGACTGGGGCGTGCGCCTGGAGGACGTGCAGGCGGAGGACTGA